GGAGAAGGAGCTCGGCTCGATCGTGAACCTCTACGTGACGCCGGTGACCCGACTGGAGTTCCTGATCGGCAAGCAGCTGCCCTACATCGCGATGGCGATGGCCAGTTTCTTCATGCTGGCGGCGCTCGCGGTCACCGTGTTCGGCGTGCCGCTCAAGGGCAGCTTTCTCGCGCTGTCGATCGGCGCCCTGCTGTACGTGAGCGCCGCAACCGCGATGGGCCTGCTGATCTCGGCCTTCACCCGCAGCCAGATCGCGGCGATCTTCGCCGCCTCGCTGGCCACGATGCTGCCCGCGGTGCAGTTCTCCGGGGTGATCGACCCGGTGTCGTCGCTGACCGGCATCGGCGCGGCGATCGGCAGCATCTACCCGACGACCTATTTCCTGACGATCAGCCGCGGCACCTTCGCCAAGGCGCTGGGGCTGGGCGACGTGTGGCCGGACCTGCTGCCGCTGGCGCTCGCGGTGGGGGTGTTGCTGGCGGCCAGCGCGGCGCTGCTGCGCAAGCAGGCGCGCTGACGGGCCGGCAACGAGGCGGAAGCGATGAACGGCGCCACCAACGTCCTGCACCTCGGGGTCAAGGAGCTGCGCAGCCTGATGCGCGACCGGATCCTGCTGACGCTGGTGGTCTATGCGTTCACGCTGAACCTGCTGGCGATCGGCAACAGCGTGATCGAGACGCTGAACAACGCGCCGATCGCGATCGTCGACGAGGACCGCTCGCAACTGTCGGCGCGGATCGGTGAGGCCTTCTTCCCGCCCCACTTCAAGCGACCCGAGTCGATCTCGCTGGCCGAGGTGGACCCGGGCCTCGACTCCGCGCGCTTCACCTTCGCGCTGATCGTGCCGCCCGGCTTCGAGCGCGACCTGATGGCCGGGCGCAATCCGGCGATCCAGCTCAACGTCGACGCGACCCAGATGACGCAGGCCTGGCTGGGCGCCGGCTACATCCAGACGATCGTGATGGACGAGGTCGGCGAGCACCTGAAGCGCCACGGCCATGCCGCGTCGGCGCCGCCGCCGGTCGAACTCGCGGTGCGAGTGCGCTTCAACCCGGCGCTGGTCAAGTCGTGGTTCATGGTGATGAACGAGCTGATCGGCAACGTGACGATGCTGTCGATCATCCTGACCGGCGCCGCGCTGATCCGCGAGCGCGAGCGCGGCACGATCGAGCACCTGCTGGCGATGCCGCTGACGCCCTTCCAGATCATGCTGGCGAAGGTCTGGTCGATGGCGCTGGTCGTGCTGGCGTGCTCGGGCTTCGGACTGACCGCGGTGATCGGCGGCGTGCTCGGCGTGCCGGCGGCGGGGTCGGTGCCCCTTTTCATGGCGGGCACCGCGCTGCACCTGTTCGCGACCACCTCGATGGGCATCTTCATGGGCACGGTGGCGCGCTCGATGCCGCAGCTCGGCCTGCTGGTGATCCTGGTGCTGCTGCCGCTCGAGCTGCTGTCGGGCGGCATGACGCCGCGCGAGAGCATGCCCGACATCGTGCGCACGGTGATGCTGGCCGCGCCCACCACGCACTTCACCAGCCTGGGGCAGGCAATCCTGTTCCGCGGCGCCGGCTTCGACGTGGTCTGGCCGGAGTTCGCGGCGATCGCGGTGATCGGCGCCGCCTTCTTCGCGGCCACGCTGGCGCGGTTCAGGCGGGCGGAGTTCTCGGGGTAGCGGGCAAGCCGGGCGCAAAGCCGTCCCCGTCCGGCCCGCGCAGCCGCACGTCGAGCTGGCTGAACGCGATCTCGATGCCCTGCTCGCGGAAGACCTCGTCGATCCGGCGGTTGATCTCGTCCGTTGCGCTGACCCGGTCCCCGAGTTCCCGCACGTGCACGCGCAGCTCGTGATCCAGCGTGCTCGCGCCGAACTGGGTGAACACCACCATCGGCTCGGGCTCCCGCAGCACGCGCCGATTCTCCTCGGCGACCCGCAGCAGCAGGCTGCGGACCCGTTCCAGGTCGGAGCCGTAGGCGACGCCCACCTTGATCGTTATCCGGGTCATCGTGTCGGTCAGCGTCCAGTTCACCAGCTGGTCGGTGACGAAGGTCTTGTTCGGGACGATGATCTCCTTGTGGTCGAAGTCGGTGATCGTGGTCGCGCGGATCCTGATCCGGCTCACCGTGCCCGACAGGTTGCCGACCGTGACCACGTCCCCGATGCGCACCGGCTTCTCGAACAGGATGATCAGGCCCGACACGAAGTTCGCGAACACCTCCTGCAGGCCGAACCCCAGGCCCACGCCCAGCGCCGCCACCAGCCACTGCAGCTTGTCCCAGCTCACGCCCAGCGTCGACAGCACGGCGACCGCGCCCACGCCGACGATCAGGTACGAGAGCAGCGTGGTCGCCGCGTACGAGCTGCCCTGCCCCAGTCTCATTCTCGACAGCACCAGCACCTCGAGCAGGCCGGGCAGGTTGCGCGCCAGCACCAGCGCCACCGCCGCGATCGCCAGCGCGCCCAGCACGTCGAGCAGGCTGATCGGGACCATCGCCTGCCCGCCGGCCGCGCCGCTCTCGTACTGGTAGAGCGTGAACTTGTCCAGATAGGCGGCGACCGCGATCAGGTCGGCCCACACCCAGTAGAGCGCGAGCAGCGCGAGCAACAGCAGGCCGAAGCGCACGAGTCGCAGCGACTGCCGGTTCACCTCTTCCATGTCGAGCACCGGCACCTCGGTCGGCTCGGGAGGTTCCGCGTGCTCGCGCGCCACGTCCTCGCGCGCCCCTTCCTCTCGCACCGCAAGCTCGCGCGCCGCCTGCCGCTTGGCGAGCGCGCGCTGGAAGGCCAGCCGGCGCGCCGCGACGGCCAGGCTGCGCACCGTCGCCGCCTCGGCCACCCGCCACACGACCAGCACCAGCAAGGTGTCGACCAGCCTGCCGGTGAGCTTCAGAGCGGTGTAGTA
This genomic window from Zeimonas sediminis contains:
- a CDS encoding ABC transporter permease, yielding MNGATNVLHLGVKELRSLMRDRILLTLVVYAFTLNLLAIGNSVIETLNNAPIAIVDEDRSQLSARIGEAFFPPHFKRPESISLAEVDPGLDSARFTFALIVPPGFERDLMAGRNPAIQLNVDATQMTQAWLGAGYIQTIVMDEVGEHLKRHGHAASAPPPVELAVRVRFNPALVKSWFMVMNELIGNVTMLSIILTGAALIRERERGTIEHLLAMPLTPFQIMLAKVWSMALVVLACSGFGLTAVIGGVLGVPAAGSVPLFMAGTALHLFATTSMGIFMGTVARSMPQLGLLVILVLLPLELLSGGMTPRESMPDIVRTVMLAAPTTHFTSLGQAILFRGAGFDVVWPEFAAIAVIGAAFFAATLARFRRAEFSG